In Leclercia sp. LSNIH1, the genomic stretch AGGCAGAGAACCGTTATCAGCGTATTTTTGAATGTATTGGTTTGCGGCAGCATTAAGGTGGCAATCACTTCCATTGAGACGGAAATAAAAAGCCAGAAAAAGCCAAATAAAATATTAACCATTTAAAACCACACTGTTATCTTTTTTGTTTGATAGCAAGGTTGAGAATTAATGTGCCAATAATAACCATGCACACACCTATCCACGAATCCTGTGTCAGGGTGAAATCAAAGTAACGGGTTTGTATAAAGGTAATACTAATGATCCCGACCGCAGACCAGATAGCATAGGCCACACCTATATGAATCCGCCTCAGGGCGAGAGATAAAAAATAGTAGCTAACGCCATAACAGATAATGGCCAGTACGCCAGCGGAGATAATTTTAAAACTGTCAGAAAGCGATAATAATGTTGTCGCGACGATTTCAATGGATACGGCAGCAATAAGCGCAGTAACGCACCTGGTTAAAGTCATTGGATTATCCTTGGTTATAAGTCACCAATAGTGTTTGGTTCAGGTAACAGGATGCCGGGCAGAATTTAATCCGCTTATTCTATTCTCGGTGAATTAAATGAATACTTTTAAATAGCTCTGTTTAAATAATAAATATCCCCTCAAGGACCAGACAGGCCTCGCCCGTCAGCGTCACGCGGCCCGTATCGTTAATATGGCAGATCAACTCTCCTTTACGGCTGCCGCCCTGTTGTGCATGGAGCGTTTTTTTCGCCAGCTTATCGCTCCACAGCGGGGCCAGAAAGGTATGCGCCGAGCCGGTAACGGGATCTTCATTGACGCCCACCTGGGGCCCAAACCAGCGGGAGCGAAAATCAAACTGACGAGAAGGCGCCGTCACGACCACGCCGCGGGTGTTGAATTTCGCCAGGGCGGTGAAATCTGGCGTTAAGCCGTCGAGTTGCGCTTCGTCATCCATGACCACGATCAGATCGGAGGCCTGCCAGATTTCAGTCGCCCCGGCAACGATGCCAAGTGCTGACAAAAGCCCGTCCGGGGCCGCAATCCTGCGGGGGGTGACGAGGGGAAAATCCATCGAGAATTTTCCATTATCCGAGGTAACGGTCAGCTCACCGCTGCGGGTGGAAAAACGAACCGTCTTGCCCGACTCTTCATGGCGCAGAAGCACACTGGCTGCGGCAAGCGTCGCATGACCGCAAAGGTCGACTTCAACGGCAGGGGTAAACCAGCGAAGGGCGTAATCGTGGCCCTGCTTAACAACAAACGCCGTTTCGGAGAGATTATTCTCGCTGGCTATACGCTGTAACAGCGCATCCTCCGGCCACGCTTCCAGCAGACAAACCGCTGCGGGATTACCCGTAAACGGCCCCTGAGAGAAAGCATCCACCTGGTAAAAAGGAATGCGTTGCGGATAACTATTTTTCATTCATCACCTCAAGATCGTTATAAACCGTATAACGTGTCACACCCAGCGCCTGGGCC encodes the following:
- a CDS encoding SMR family transporter, which gives rise to MVNILFGFFWLFISVSMEVIATLMLPQTNTFKNTLITVLCLICYATAFFALSMLMGWISPVVA
- a CDS encoding DMT family transporter, translating into MTLTRCVTALIAAVSIEIVATTLLSLSDSFKIISAGVLAIICYGVSYYFLSLALRRIHIGVAYAIWSAVGIISITFIQTRYFDFTLTQDSWIGVCMVIIGTLILNLAIKQKR
- a CDS encoding PhzF family phenazine biosynthesis protein, giving the protein MKNSYPQRIPFYQVDAFSQGPFTGNPAAVCLLEAWPEDALLQRIASENNLSETAFVVKQGHDYALRWFTPAVEVDLCGHATLAAASVLLRHEESGKTVRFSTRSGELTVTSDNGKFSMDFPLVTPRRIAAPDGLLSALGIVAGATEIWQASDLIVVMDDEAQLDGLTPDFTALAKFNTRGVVVTAPSRQFDFRSRWFGPQVGVNEDPVTGSAHTFLAPLWSDKLAKKTLHAQQGGSRKGELICHINDTGRVTLTGEACLVLEGIFII